In Leptospira bouyouniensis, the following proteins share a genomic window:
- a CDS encoding SCO family protein encodes MDRSCLKKVTFVFLILLNIIQYGCQSKADINREVWNQLGFVKPNGESLDPKFWSEKKSVLYFGFSHCPDMCPLALTNFGRASLILGEKGKEFQFVFITLDPERDSPSTLEKYVQNFPSKNLTALSPNVESLEALTKMFGIVKEKVGDGNSYRIDHSNFIYVLDEKLNTIKTFPGGVSANALATELRKLSVP; translated from the coding sequence TTGGATCGTAGCTGTTTAAAAAAAGTAACATTTGTCTTTTTGATATTATTAAATATAATTCAATATGGATGCCAATCGAAAGCAGATATCAACCGAGAAGTTTGGAACCAATTGGGATTTGTTAAACCAAATGGCGAAAGTTTAGATCCTAAATTTTGGTCAGAAAAAAAATCTGTATTATATTTTGGATTTTCTCATTGTCCCGATATGTGTCCCTTGGCGTTAACTAATTTTGGAAGAGCATCTCTCATCTTAGGTGAAAAAGGAAAAGAGTTTCAATTTGTTTTCATTACATTAGATCCAGAAAGAGATTCACCTTCGACTTTAGAAAAATATGTACAAAACTTCCCAAGTAAAAATTTAACTGCTCTTTCGCCTAATGTAGAGAGTTTAGAAGCATTAACTAAAATGTTTGGAATCGTTAAAGAGAAGGTTGGAGATGGAAATTCATATCGAATCGACCATTCCAATTTCATATATGTTTTGGATGAAAAGTTGAATACGATTAAAACATTTCCTGGGGGAGTTTCAGCAAATGCACTCGCCACAGAACTTAGGAAGTTATCTGTACCTTAG